TACAAGGGTTCCctattttgttgttgatgaaactcAGTATTTTAGTCTACCCATTATTCTCGGTAGACAGGGGATTGAGAGGGTCACGTTCCCAGAATCTCTGACAGAGCAAGAGGTGAGAATGACAAAGCACGCTGTTGCTAAAGTTAAAGTTGACGTTAATAAAGGCTTCAATTTTGTCCATGGCCCAAAACTGTAAAATTTCCAGTGGCCAGCCTTCATAGTATTCTTTTCGTTTTCTATTTAAATGATtaatcttttcttttcctttttttttttgactttATTAATATACACACTAATATACAGGTTTCAATTGGATATATAATATCCAGGTGGCGGTGGTTGCAAGGTCTGCATTGGCTGTAGCTGCTGTAAGGGCTGCAATGGTTGTAGTTGCTGCAATGGCTGTAGTGGTTGTAGTTGTTGCAAAGGTTGTTGTACACGATGATAATGTggttgctgctgttgcgGTGACCCATTCGGCACAACCATATATGGGCCATTCTGGTCTGGAATAGACGGTCCAGGGGGACCAACAAATGGTTGATTTGGTGGAAATACCATATGAATGGGCACATTTGGCGGTGCAGGCATCGCAAGTGGTTCATTCGAACCTGGTACCATCATTAAATGAGGATGTGACTGCgactgttgttgttgctgctgctgctgctgttgttgctgttgttgttgttgttgttgttgttgtacTTGCGATGGTTGTAGCTGAGGTGGATGTAATTGCTGTTGTACTGACGGAGGAAACTGTGGTTGTAGCTGTGGGTGAAGCTGTGGTTGATGTGGTGAGGAAACTTGTGTCTGGACATTCTGCTGCTGGATTAAAGGCATGCTATACGGCAAGTTTTGGGGAACCTGTATGAATTGCATAGGGACCATCATTTGTGAAGGATGTTGATGCTGCGGGTGTGGAGATGCAAATACCTGGATCGGTGATTGTCGTTGGGAGTGGGAGCCTGTGTTTAAAAGTGAATGGCGTGTTGCTGGTGTGGGTTCATTCGACGGCATACGTACTGGGGtatattgttgttgttgttgttgttgttgttgttgaggaGGAAGTGGTAGtgaaagtttcaattgctTGTGTTGCTGCAAGGATTggtgtttttctttttgaatttgaggTGACGATTTTTCCGGAGACTCTAATAGGTTGAACATTGAGACTCTCTTATCGTAAGGTAAGGTTActatttcaaatcttgataaacttgaatattGCGGGGATTGATCGTTGAACTTTGATAATAGCAGTTCGATGTTTTTAATTAACGCTTTATCATTTGAACTCCTCAGTAGCTGCACCGCCAAATCGCTGAATTCGTTGCATTTGAAAGGACTTCTAACTTTCCTCATTGAAACCTCCAGTAAATCAAAGGAAATATTATATTCCCCCAGATAAAAGTATGTTTCTGCCAACATAAACCAAGGTAGAAAATCGCCCTTTTCAGATTGGATATAATCGAGTATATTCGATGCTTTGATGTACTCCTTATCAAGCCTCGATATTTTCGATACTATCGAGAATGCCTTCAGAGGATCAAAGTAAGGACCATTACGAGACAATAACATGTATGCATATAGAATCAGAATAGAATAATCGTCCGGGTATACTTTAGCTGCAGTCTGGGAAATCCACATACAAGTCGTTAAATCATTCAAGTTATGGAACTGGGTAAATAGTTGGTTCATAATGGACACAGCCCTCTCATTCAGTTTCTTGTTATCAGTCAATGGTAAAGACAAGAAGCGCTCCAATTCATGTTTCGCAGGTTCCAAATTACCTTCCTCAATTGATATTTGGATCAACTGTAGATGTGTTTCTCTTGCTATAtttaaatcatcatcattgtACTCCTTTAAATCTTGAGGTAATAAGTAGAGACATCTAGTGAAAGCCTCCACTGCTGATCTACTTGTTTGTGAATGACTCAACACCTTCCCTAACATCAGATATAAAACAGGCCTTTCTTTATGTGAGTCTAACAGTGGGTCAACAATCAAATGAGCAGCTTGAGGGTCATCTAGATATAAGTAGCATTTGGCCAACTTCATGTTCAAGTCCAAATCTGTTTTGAGTTGAGGATAAAAACTGAAGGCCGAGTTGATAAGGTCTATTGTCATCTTCAAGCCATTCATGTTATGCAGTGAAACGTCTCTCTCGACTAGAGCATCTACAAGTAGATTGAGGGCCTTGACGTTAGTTGGTGAGTATTTTAGTGCTGATTCAAAGCAACGAATGCGGAAATCAAAACTTAAGCAGTTGAATTGTATCGACAGTTGGCCGCATTTCATCCAAGTTTCAAAGAGTAGGTTACTAGTATTGCTGAACTGTGTATCAAAAGGTGTGGCCTCGCCCCTCCTTCGTTTCACTGGAGTTGACCCTCCAGATGATTGTCTTTTCATAGGTGAGGAGGGTATAAATTCTGGGGTGGGATAGGGTGTTTTGCCTTACAACAAGGGCAGATAATGTACAGCGTGATGAGACAGGGAGTATCAAAGATAAGAGAAAGGCAGAAGAAAGGGGATACACGTCGAAGAACTAGAGTTGTTTCATGAGAGAAACTCACGGCAGTCTCTGCCTTATGGAACATGTTGCACCATCGAAGAAACCGGGGATTATTACAAGTAttaataatttgaatattaaCGACAACATTGTTGCTgcttggaaaaaaaaaacaaaaaacgTAGTATTATGTCCTCGATTGTGGGCCATGAGCAATTGAAATGCAAACATGCGAAAATGCAGACCACCAAGAATAAAATGCAGTTTATCGAAAATCCAAAACGCATTTAGTGTCAAACAGCAGACATTAGGCGTCCATTTTGAGGGTTTTACAATGCGTTTGTTGCAATCTAATGCACTTGGCTGCATCGACATGCGTCTAGACGCGTTTAGATGCATCCACTTGCATTTTAGCGCATGTTCCGTTCCCAGCCAATGCGGCATATAGTTGCAACCTAGACCAGGGGCACAACAAATGGGTTAATAGTGCCATATGTGCCGGcaaaaggagaaacagCACCGGAAGCAACAAAAGTAAGAGCCGAAATAATATTGGGGGCCGAAGCTATATAGGGGAGGGGAAGATTTAAGATGCCGGTAGTTTTAAAGGAATTGAATGCGTGAGAGATATCTGCAGGTGGTGAAAATAGAGGAAGGGGGAAGATAGACGACAGCAGCCCCGAGTAAATAGAAACTAGGTTTttattggaagaaaataacGAATCTTCTGGGCATGTAGCATGGATTCATTCGGTAAAAACGTCAACCCAGCTACATGAGGAAGCAATTGTAGTGCACACCACCGAGAAGATACgcaggaaaaaaaaaatacgTAACGGATGCACTTGGGAAAGAGAGGATCACCTCTAGCGGTCCTTTTTGTTTAGTCAGGAGGATACTGCCAATCAAGCTGGAATGAATGTTCCTTAAGATGTTAGGAAGTGAGACAAAGTCAATAGGACAAGGATAACGAAATCCGTATAACGAGCCAAAAAAACTTTACGGCAGCGTAAAAGgacgaaaaaaaaaatagacagtataaataataaatacaaGAAGGGAgaatattattttcatgtATAGAAATTTCGCCATGCGTAAAGACATGAAGGttatttgcattttctgTGAGTTTGCACACACAGTCAACGATCCAGTGATGGACGTTGGCATTCATCTTGCGTCGAATCACTCCTGTATTGTCAAGAGTTAGTTTCTCTTGACGTCACCTTTGTCAGGAACTTTCCATCTAGTGTTgcatgaatttttcaaatgttgaTGTTCTTGGACGTCCATAATTGAATGAGACGATCCAATAAAATACGGTGTATTATTACCAAGCATGAAAGAAGGGCCACACATTATATCTACGAAACAGGTACAGTTATTCCTCGACTAGGTACAGGGAGTGGTTGGACGACTATGTAGTGTGATCAAAGGAGGAGGTGATGGTTGCGGTTGACGGGACGGGGCGGGATTTGTTAACACCCTGACAGCTAACACAAGATGGGCGACGATCATgtgaatattttttatgtttcaGCTTTCCTCCCCCTCCTTTAAACAATCTCTAGATTCGCATACGCTTTTTGTCTTTTGTTACAAAAGTAGTAGTATTCTGGATCGGATTACAGTATTTCTTTTGAGGGGTTTGAAGATACAGACATTAATTGATCTAGGGGTTGAGCGACCAAAGAGATGCTAGGACAATGTGGGTCTATGCATGCGTAAgttctgttgtttttgttgctactgctgctgctgttgctgtaGGTGGTGTTGTTAGTGTTAGTgttattggtattggtattgctattggtattggtattactgttgttgttgttccCGTCGGTTCGCTCTCTGTTTTTGTTATGTACTTTGGCCACTGTGCTGTCCCTAATTATGACCCTTCCCACCCCTTcagagtaaaaaaaaatggtgTATTATCCCCGAACAGAAACAGCCCCCCCCATTTCCGTTCGGTTAGATCCGGCACTCTCAATACTGCCCTTGCGATCTCTGTCCATGGGACTCCAGACCCGCATTATTGAACACTACATGACGCTCTACTGCACTGCAGTGCGTTTTTCATGCACGGCACAGCACGTGTTGGCTTCGAGTCCACATACAGATATTGCTGCTGCAAGGAACATGTCCACCCTCTCCATTTTCTCCCCCTCCTTTTGGGACGTCTGCAGCGCACGTCGGGGTTAACCTTCTTAGGAAGCGTACTCGGTGGCTACAATACCCTCCTGCGGGCAATAGTTATCTGCAATTTGCAAACACTTCACCGTCATcagatttgaatattcaccaaacacaaacaaaagCCCCCCCCCCTCTTGCGATGTTGTATTCACATAGGCACACATACAAACGTAGACACACACAGCAAGCTCAGCAGAGAGAAACCAACAAGGCCATAatggggggggggggggaaatAGAAAATTGGCCCATTGTCTGCAAGCAACCACCCAGTCACGTAGCATGCAACATTTCTTATGTCGGTCCTAGACACGCACTTTTTTTCCGACTTCTATTATGTCTGCACAAACCCTCACCCAATATGCACCTTGACCTCCAGTTGTCTCACATTCGCAGATCGTATTGTAACATCGTCTATCTTACACCTACATCTAAGCCTCTCCCCTCCAACCTTGTCCTGCTGGGTACCACCACCCAATTCGTTGCTCCCCTGAGCGTTTTTTCTCATGCAAAATTTGTTCCTCCAGCGACTCGGAAATATTCCCCCCTACCGCAATGTTGCTATATTTTTATGCGCCTAGTTTTAACGTAGTCGTCTAGATTGCGTCGCTCCCCCTTCCTTTTGCAAAAGTGTTCAGGAGAACCGGAGAATTAAAACACCGCCGCAGAGCGTCACGTGACTGCGGCGAGCGGTATTTTTGGTTGAGAGTGATAAACGCTCCTTtctatagatatatatatatatacttgtacatacatatacatGTCTGTGTgtgggggggggggggggggggggggtaAAAATTGGGCACTTCTTTGTCCTTTTCCCTTTAGAACTTACCGTGGAGCAGGTTCTTGATCATGTCTTTACCAGTGAAGTAGATGGTTCTGCCTAAGGTGACGAAATCCAGCGTACTGGCAAAGGTATCCAAGAATCCAAATGGTAGCATTGCAGGAATCCAGCCCTGTGCTAGCTCCAACGCATAAGATCCAGGCTTCATACCGTACTGCTTGAACTCGCCCTTCGCCATATGGTGCTGGTCGCCCGCCTTGTAAACGCTCCGCTCAAACTGGTTTGGGAAGGCAGCGTACTGTTCACCTTTGAGAATGGTGAAATAGTCGTCGGCAAAATGGATCCCGGTGTGTCCCTCTGTGCCGACAGCAGTGCCGAAAATAATCAGATACTCACTAATGGACGCATGGAGAATGATCATGGACCCCATGGCACCGCCGGCATTGTTGAAGACCCAGTCTTGGGTATTGAATTCATTAATGGCATCACTGCCATATCTCTCGCTGAGTTTCTCTTGTAAGTTGGTGAAGAGCGCAACGGTATCGTCCTCCGGTGTGTTGGCAATGGTCTCCTTGACAATCTGCTGCAGCTCCTCCTTGTCAAAGATGTAGTTCTTTGGTAACCACGAGTAGAACAAAAAGTCCATGACATAAAACGTCATGAAAATGTAAAAGACCGTCTTGATGAGACTAGTCACCTTGCATTTTTTCATACAGCAAAACATCTTTGGTAGTTCGAAATCGATATGCTTCACAAGTGGGTCTCTTCTGGGTGCTGTGAAAAATGGATAAGAAGCAGGGTATACTTTACACTCCTTTATAAACGAATGGTTTAGTGAAATTAGACGTTGCTTAACagtttggaaaaagaatgtatgtcgaaaaaaaaaaagaaaaaaaaacacccatacaaaaacaacaatcaCAACGACTTTTAAACGATAAACGAGGGTTCGGTACGAGCTCATTGTAGCATAATTAGAGGCACATTTAGCAGAATATCTTTCTTTCCATTGGGATTGAATAGCCTAAGAGAAGCTTTATCGGACTTGCGGAGATGGAGGCACAAACTTTCAACAGGATCTATGAGATATTACATTCGTATGACTCCATAGAGAGGGTATTCGACCCTTCTTGGTCCTTCTTAGAAGTTGCATGTGCAGTTTTAGTATTGGCGCACAACAATCCCTTAGATGCTGCTAAGTTGGTTGAATTGTACAACAATGATAAGGCGGCGGTTTTGCAGATGTATGTCCATGCAAGAGATGATCCTGACCAGATTGAACATATTGACGGTTCAGAGACAGGCGTATATATCTTTGACCTGGCAATCTATATGCTCCGATACACAAATGGCTTCACCAGTCGACACCCTAGTGGTGAACTACTGAAAAAGATCACAGTTATTGACGCTTACACAGAATATTGCCACAATATGATGCTTGAAATATACAAGGTGAAACTCTGTGAGTTATTCAACGAGGAACGGTGGGCTCTCTATCTGACGAACTCAATGGATGTTTTGAACACGGATGTCTTTAACCACAAAGACTTTTTCACTGCATTTCTGATGGAATCATACGGATACACAAAGGAATGTGTTTTGCAGGGGTTGAAAGCAATTGAGGTTGACAATAAGTGGCTGTTAAAAATTAAAAGTTTCAACTATGGTTTTATAAATATTAACGACGAAGAAATTATGCAATTATGCAATGACAGGGCCACTGATAACGCTGAAACAATACGGTATAATTTGCAGGAGTTGAATGTCGTCCTTGCAtccaagaaattcaaaagtgCCAAATTAGCCACCTTGGAAACCCTTACGAACGGTGAAATATTGAATGTTGTTATAGACTTGAAAAGGGGGAAGAAACTCATAGTGGATATTGATCTGGTCGATAAAGTCCTTACCTTCCCGCTACAGCAGCAAAGTGTAAACATTAATAAGATGCTCACACATGTACTACCTGCGGCTCTGGATAGAGACTGGACCTTTTCTAATGCAACCCCGCAATAAAATCTGTTAAAGAATACGAAActataaataaataaaaagcaGAATTTACGAACTTGTATCTATAAGTATACATATGTAAAGATATATATGTAAAGATACTTCAAATgattaaaaaaaaggggaGGGAAAACAAATAAACAAGTCATTAATCTTTATAAATATTCATGGGGATCTTTTCATACCTTAACCCTACCAACTAACATATCTGCGATACCTCTAACATCTTGCCAGAATACAGTCTTTCTCATTCTCTTACCCTTGTGGGTATCGACATTCCAAACTTCCCTAACGCTTCTGAATTTAATATGTGATTTATCAACACCTAGAACAGAACATGTGTTTGTGACTTCATCAGAATTAACAAATTCGCCAATCTCATTACTTGAAGCCAGTGCAATCTCTTGTTTGTCCTCCAAAAATTCAACCGCTTTAATAGCGAATCTGGTTGCTCTGCATCTATCAATTGGGGAAGGAATACCACCTTGTTGAACATGGCCCGGAATGGCAGTACGTGAATCAAACAGTCCATCCGACTCATCTGCAATAATTTCACCAATTGTTTCAGTGCTTAAAGCCTTTGAGGCGTTCGCTGATTTTATAACAACTAAACCTGAATTCTTCTTTCCCTTATTCAAATGGAACGTTGTCTTCAATGATTCAATGTCTGTCCTCAATTGCTTCAAAGATATCTGCTCTTCAGGTACGTATGAGGCTTCCGCGCCAGAACACAATTGGGCATAAGTAGCAATATAACCCGAATTACCACCCTGacattcaacaacaaagcATCTATCTCTCGTAGAGCTTGCAGACTGGGTGATAACATCGCAGTATTCAACTAACTTATTTAAACAAGTGTCGGAACCAAGCGAATACTCAGTACCTGGAACATTGTTTGATATAGTTGCAGGAATCAAGACCATAGGAATTCTAAACGCTGGATAGTTTGAACGTGCAGATTCCAATTCTTGAATACTTTCTAATGCTTCAAAtccaccaacaacaactaaaCCGTCTAATTCGTACTTGGAGAAATAGTAGGATATCAAACCAAGGTCTGATTCAATTGGAGTCGTACGATTAGTACCGATTTCAGAACCACCTAGTGCATTCCACCCATCAATGTTTAACCAgtcaatttttttgattgattcaTGTCTAGCTAATCCTGAAAATCCGTTGTAGATTGCATATGGAATATGACCCCTTGATAAACAGAAATTTGCGAATGCATATGTCGCAGAGTTCATACCACCTGCAGGTGCACCGACATTAATAATTGCAaactttttccttttctcCACTGGTAATGAAGGCTCCCTAAAATCAGCCGTATTGATTGACTTGTAATACTTCAAATGTTCACTGAACTCAGTATCTCTCAAAGACATTGCCTTATCGAAATCCTTTGCCTCAATTGCCGCTGCAACGGATTTGGTTAATTTAACAGCTTCAACAAGTGATCTTTTCACAATTTTATTTTCGGCAATACCAATCATTTGAGAAGGAGTTGATGGAGTTGATTCTAACACCGCATCAACTGCAGCAACACCCTGTAAAGTTGCTAAAACACGGTCAAATGCAACAGCTGGTCCACCTCTTTGAACGTGACCCAAAGTCGTAACCCTGGTATCTAAACCTAACTTTTCAACTAGCACATCTTTGACATCGTTACAAGTGATTGGAGACAAATCCGTGCAGATTGCACCCTCCgcaacaataacaatggtTTTCCGCTTACCTCTTGTTCTATGAGCAGAAATAATCTCACACATTTTGTCAGCCCAGTTTTCCCTACTTGATGGTTCTTCAGGTATAAACATATAATCAGCAGATGTGGCAATAGAAGCCATCAATCCCAACCAACCACAATGACGACCCATGACTTCGATAACGAATGCACGCTGGTGAGAGTTGGCTGTTGCGTCAATATAATCAATGGCTTGGCAGATACGATCAAGCGATGAATACGCACCGATGGTGGAGTCTGTTGAGGACatatcattatcaatggAGCCAACAGTACCACAAATATTCAAGTGTTTGTAGGTATCATATTGTTGCTGTGTaatctccttcttttcaagtAACTCTTGAATAAGTGAAGGCCATTCCTCTCTAAACCGATCGGCACCGGTAAGAGAACCGTCACCTCCACAAACAATCAATGCATCGATACCTGCCTCAATCATATTTTTGCAACCCTTTAATCTACCccatctttctttgaaCTCCATGCACCTAGCAGTTCCAATATTAGTACCACCTTGAACTAGCCAGCCATTGACATCAGTCCatttcatttctttgatatatTCACCACCTTTAACGAGACCAGAATAACCTTCATGAATTGCAAAGGCACGATGGCCACGTGCAATAGCTGTACGGATAATTGCACGAACATTTGCATTCATTCCTGGGGCATCACCTCCAGAAGTCATGACGGCaatgtttctttgatgcGTGGACATTGGACGTTGTCTCAAATCAACAGAAGAAGCGGTGGTTGCTAAGCTGCCACTGGTAGTTGTAGATTTCAATTTAATCGAACGAGATTTGAGATTCGTTGCTAGAGGGTTATGTAGAGCTGTGAAACCAACAATAGAGCCTAGTGGATCGACAACATACGATTCCACTGGCTCCAACTCGTTAGGACGTGTTTGGAAGTGCAGGTTCTTGTCCTTGAAATGCTGAATCAATTCCGGCAATGCATCTGTTTCAAGGGATATGGCAGACTGTAAAGTTCTCCAATCCCTTCTGTTGATGTGGGATAAAAGGTTCGCAAtgttgttttgaatttgttccGCAGATGCCGCATGTTCCGGATCCAATAGAAGAGTTATAGAGGAGTCGTTCGTTAAAGAACATCCTTTAGGGGAATCCTCCCTATGGGAGAAACCAAGGTTGATATAGAATTGTTTTGTAGCGTCATAGAGTTCCTGAGTAGGAGCATAAAAGACGACTGTGTTTGCGCTGTTGAGTTGTGTCATTACCAAGTGAATGAGGGGCTTTTGGTAAACCAATGTGTAAATTTCCCTCCTTCTAAAAAGAAACACCCTGAGGTTATATATCTGTGCAAACAGCAAAATAATAGAAACATCGTCCCATGGTGGTGCTCTTCCGAGCATGTTGTGACAAACGGTCAACAACTTTCCGGGCGCGGCTCGTTGTTATTCGCATTTTAGAGCTTTACCCACTCTCTTGGAACTGGCATTACCCCCCGAATCCATGTCTCCCCCGTGGCAACAAGTGTAGAATAGATAACAGTCTCAGGGAGAGGTGATTCAACTGCAGAGCCACGGGCAATGCGTGCCTGGATTCCGCCTACCGAATACCGATCGCCATGTAAGACACCCTTTTGTGACGTGAAACCAACAGCCCATGCTTTCATGGTCCTGAGAAGCATCAGATCTGTTCTAGTAGAAACATGGAGGTTTTCAGAACAGTCCTGCAAGACCCTCCTAGTTACCCTTTGGAGCTGTTTATAAATCTCGCCAGCACGTTTCATGGTTTTCCTATTCACCTGGAAATCATGACACCATTGTGGAGACTTACCACTTTCAATCCAGGAATCCCACACGGCCAGCATCATTAACACATCGCCGCCTTTACCATCTAAGTACTTATGTGAGAATTTGGGTGTAATTTCCTTATCGCATATGTTGCTACCACCACCGCCACCGCCGCCTTCTGATGCCTCCATCATTGCAGCAACAGCACAAACAATCTCCAAGACGTTCAGTTCCGTAGCAGCGATTAATGCCCTACcaatcaaaacattcaCAGGTAGAGCAGCTAGTTTGATTCCACGCTCAGTTATGCCACCATTGGCACCAACGGCACCGACAGTGTACAACTTCTCGAAACCCGAGCTTACACTTTCCTTCTTCGGTTTATCCATCCATGGGAACTGGATTAGCTTGGAAGCCCCAATACCCATAGAtaacagcagcaacaacacTTGTGTAATATCTGTACGTAATATTTCGGGTTTAGTCATTAGCGGCATCTCCAGGTAGGATAGTTTTGTGTATAGTCTGAAACACTTACCTGGTGCAACTCTACCTGCTCTACCTGCACGCTGGTCCGCACTAGCCCTTGAACATGCAACTACTTCTAAAGTAGAAACACCATTTTTGAAGGAACTCTCTTTAACATAGCCGCTGTCAACCACATATGTAATTCCCGGTATGGTAAGTGACGTTTCGGCGATATTGGTTGCAACAACTATTTTTCGATATCCTTCTGGAGTTGCATCGAATATCCTCTTTTGTTGCTCAGGGGGCAAGCCTGCGTATATGGGACACACAATAAGTTTCAGCGATAATTTAGTCATTGTTTCCTGTAAGGCCTCACAtgctttttcaatttcgtCTTGACCAGtcaaaaacaccaaaacaTCACCCTTTCCCTGACTTGTGTGTATTTGGTAGACAGTAGTAATGGCAGCTGCTACATAATTTGATTCAGATTGTGCAGTATAGAAAATCTCAACTGGATACATTCTGCCAGGAACATTGAAGACAGGAGccttgttgaaaaattcagaaaaCTTGGTTGCATTGATAGTTGCGGAGGCAATGATAACCCTAAACTCAGGCCTACAAGCAAGGACATCCTTAAGTAGCCCCAGTAGAATATCCGTTGAAACCGTACGTTCATGCGCTTCATCGATGATCATAACATCGTATCCAAGTAGATTTTTATCACCCAAAAATTCTCTTACTAGCATACCGTCAGTCATGTACTTGATCTGTGTTTCCTTGCTAGTTTTGTCATCAAATCTGACACTGTATCCTACTTTTTTACCCAGTGGGGTGCCCTGTTCATCAGCCACACGCGTCGCCACCGATATTGCTGCAACCCTACGTGGTTGTGTACATCCTACATGCTCATACCCGGCTTCCAAGAGATA
The window above is part of the Pichia kudriavzevii chromosome 1, complete sequence genome. Proteins encoded here:
- a CDS encoding uncharacterized protein (PKUD0A07400; similar to Saccharomyces cerevisiae YNR011C (PRP2); ancestral locus Anc_6.306), translated to MKRDSAEVKEERIDSGLKRPKKLDGKPYTNSEREWQDIQLQRASVLKDKQDNKAEDYDLVYENAVQFIPDVSEEMKEQIEIDELIEKEEERIQSIEETKKSLPVYKFKQELIDSIKANQVLIMVGETGSGKTTQLPQYLLEAGYEHVGCTQPRRVAAISVATRVADEQGTPLGKKVGYSVRFDDKTSKETQIKYMTDGMLVREFLGDKNLLGYDVMIIDEAHERTVSTDILLGLLKDVLACRPEFRVIIASATINATKFSEFFNKAPVFNVPGRMYPVEIFYTAQSESNYVAAAITTVYQIHTSQGKGDVLVFLTGQDEIEKACEALQETMTKLSLKLIVCPIYAGLPPEQQKRIFDATPEGYRKIVVATNIAETSLTIPGITYVVDSGYVKESSFKNGVSTLEVVACSRASADQRAGRAGRVAPGKCFRLYTKLSYLEMPLMTKPEILRTDITQVLLLLLSMGIGASKLIQFPWMDKPKKESVSSGFEKLYTVGAVGANGGITERGIKLAALPVNVLIGRALIAATELNVLEIVCAVAAMMEASEGGGGGGGSNICDKEITPKFSHKYLDGKGGDVLMMLAVWDSWIESGKSPQWCHDFQVNRKTMKRAGEIYKQLQRVTRRVLQDCSENLHVSTRTDLMLLRTMKAWAVGFTSQKGVLHGDRYSVGGIQARIARGSAVESPLPETVIYSTLVATGETWIRGVMPVPREWVKL